CAAGGCCGAGGAAGGCGAAGGTGCCGAAGCCGGCGAAGCCGAGGGTGCCGAGCCACCAGAGCCGGAAGGCATGGCCATCGGTCGCCAACGCGCCGCGGCCTTCGGATGCCCAGAGGACGAGCAGGAAGATCGGGGCGGCCGAACCGTACCGCACGAGGTTCAAGGCGAAGGGGTCCACCTCCCCCATCAACGGCTTCGCCACGGCGAACATGCCGCCCCAGGCCAGCGCCGCGGTCGCGAGCATCGCGCCTCCCCGCAGCCAAATGGGAACTCCGGGCATCCCGCCCTCCTTCTCTCGCCAGGCGCCGAAGAATGGTTGTGGACTCACGCCCGGAACATGCGTGAAATCGCGCGATGGATGCGCGAAAACGCACAGGCGAGGCGGCCCTGCGCGACTGGGACCGGTTGCGCGTGGTCCTGGCGCTGCACCGGGGCGGTACCCTCTCCGCGGCGGCGCGGACGCTCGGCGTGGACCACACCACCATCGCCCGGCGGGTCGAGGTTTTCGAGCGGGACCTCGGCGCACCAGTCTTCGAACGTGGGCCCGATGGGTTCAGCCCGACGCCGTTCGGCGAGGAAATCCTCTCCGCCGCGGAGCGGATGGAGGGCGAACTGCACGGGCTGCTCCGCCGCCTCGATCTCGGGGCGGGCGGGCTGACGGGACTGGTCCGCCTGACGACGACGCCGCACCTCGCGTCAACGCTCTTCGCGCCGGCGATCGGCGCCATCCTGCGAGCCTATCCGGGGCTGCAGATGGAACTGGTCGGGGATAGCCGAACCCTCGACCTGTCGCGGCGGGAGGCCGACCTGGCGGTGCGTCTGTCACGGCCGGAGGCGCCGGGACTCGTCGCGCGCCGGCTGGGGGAGATCGCCTTCGCGCTATACGCCGCGGCCGATGATCCGCGTCCCTTCGATGCGCTGCCTTGCCTCGCCTACGACGACGTGTCGAGCAACTCGCCGCTGCACCGCTATCTCGCGGAACTCGTGCCGCCCGAGCGCATGGTCCTGCGCTCCAACACCATGGCCGCGTTGCTGGAGGCG
The nucleotide sequence above comes from Longimicrobium sp.. Encoded proteins:
- a CDS encoding EamA family transporter, with translation MLATAALAWGGMFAVAKPLMGEVDPFALNLVRYGSAAPIFLLVLWASEGRGALATDGHAFRLWWLGTLGFAGFGTFAFLGL
- a CDS encoding LysR family transcriptional regulator, translating into MDARKRTGEAALRDWDRLRVVLALHRGGTLSAAARTLGVDHTTIARRVEVFERDLGAPVFERGPDGFSPTPFGEEILSAAERMEGELHGLLRRLDLGAGGLTGLVRLTTTPHLASTLFAPAIGAILRAYPGLQMELVGDSRTLDLSRREADLAVRLSRPEAPGLVARRLGEIAFALYAAADDPRPFDALPCLAYDDVSSNSPLHRYLAELVPPERMVLRSNTMAALLEAARAGLGCAVLSCFAGEADPLLRRVPAPRAMPPVPLWLIYHEDLKRSPRVRAAVAFVDEVVARHRSALRPPGFPFDPT